The genomic window TTGACGCGACGATGGAGGTCGCAAATAAAGTTTCGGTGTATTCGAGGACAACCAACGGCAAGATGCAGGTTGTAGATCTTTTCGCCGGAGGCATGTTTACTGTCAGGATCCATTACTAGATCCGTCTCATCACTAGATTAGGGCCCCAATATGAAGAAAGGACGTCGGCCGAAAGGGAGAAAGtggagggaaagggaaacaGGCCGAGTGGAGAGTGCGGCTGGATTGTATATAAACTTCTTATATCCCCCGAAGATGCCTTAAGGATCAATTCCCATATGTATTAGACGTCTATAGCTCTGTCATCACTACGTCCACCGGTCCTCCCTTCACCGACCCTCTGCCGCCTGCACGGCCTTAACATTTACAAGAGTGAGTGAAAATAAAGAATTACTCGAGTTATGTTTTGAGTGAGTTCTACCCTAGTGACAATGCAGTCCGAGTCTCGCTAACATTTAGCGAATCCAGGAATTCTCCCCAAACAACTCTCCTTTAGAAATCTAGTAGGGGCCGCTTCAATAAGTGTCTCGGAAGTTTGGTTTGGGGCAAGGCATCCAGCTTCCACCTGCTATCCAGCTGTTCATCCAGCAGAGGATCCTAAATTGTCTCTTACTTCGTTCAACGCAACAGGCGACTGACTGGAAGGTACGGTGAGCGGGTCGCGCGCGGAAATCTTGCGTCCACCACCGAGCCCAAACCCTTACCTATATGACCAACAGATCTCTCTGTTGATCGATGAATGCTGTTCGGGTTCAGCAATTATTTATTAGCTTTGCGACGTTGCTCCTTTCATGAAATGACCACACATGCTGTTACATATGAAGTACACAATTTGTCGCGTATTTAGCTGTGATTTATTATCATAGCTCGCAAGTCTCAAACgtttcttcatcattttaTATGCATTTTCAGTTACAAATCGAAATCGAACTTGTACGCTAGACATCATTTACACATTCCCCACTTGCACTACTCCTGGATTGCTGCACTACTACCACCATTTCCACGGCCCctgcctcttcctctgtGACCACCCCCTCTCCCCCCTCTCCCCCTTGGTGCACCGTTTGGAGCGCCTCCGTGAGCAAACGCAGGCACACCATTGTGCGCACCTCGATGAGAGAAGGGTGCACCGTTGGCGGCGCCCCTTCCCCTGGCGGCACTGAGACTGGGCTTGTTGTTCATGTTTGGTGTTTTTCCCTGAATATGGGGATGGGTGGATACCGACTGGTGAGCAGAAGCATGGGAATAGACCACTGGAAGGTTCCCCTGAGCTTGAGCCTGAGTGATGTGACCGGAACCACCACTGTCATTGACCACAGGACCGGTTCCCAATCGCAAACCTCCCAGCAAGTTGGATAATTGATCTCGGTGACTAACGGGCTGTTGCTGAATAGGCTGAGGTCGGACACCTTTCGCCACGCCGCTATACTTCAGATGGCCGTTGTTACCAGCAACGGTGGTACTTTGAACGGAGTGGACAGTCTTGGGTTTATGCAGGATGTGAGGTGTAGTTATCGCAGTTTGTTGACGGCCAGGCACTGAAGGCTGGTAATGCTGCATGGGCACAGCAGGGCGGGGCCCAAGTTGAGGTCGAAAGACATTTTGAGGAACGGGCTTCGGGCCGGCTCTCTCGGAGACGGTGAATTGGGGACGAGTTAAGTTGAGGCAGGATGAGAATGGCACAGTCGACCCACGGTAAGGCGAACACTTCCCCTGGAGAGTAGAGCCACCCATGAAACCATTGTCCCAGATTACATCGATGGTCCTCATTCCAAGACCGACCACAACACCCCTCATACCAGTGGGCACGCCTCCTGCGGCGGGGTCTTGTACCATAACGACTCGGTGGCCAGGTTCGAAAACTTGACCCTGAAGTCGATAAATGGCTTGAGAGGGCTTCAATAGAGTCTGGCGAGGAACATTGTCCAAACGCTTTTTCTTAATTGATTGAAAGGTTTTCTTAGACAAAATGTCGTCGGCAAATTTTTCGATTATCTGGCAGGTCTCCTGAAAGACGAACGCTCATTAGTGGAAAGTCTCTATGCCAAGCACACACCCCAGACTTACCGCTTCAAGCTGGTCGGCAAATAACGACACTGACTCCAAATCGTTCAATCCTTCATCCTTCAACCACTTTTTCATGCCCTTAATAACAGCATCAGGGTCCTCCGCAGCGGGGCACAGTTCTTTGCTTTTGACCAGGTCTCCTCCCCTGTTTTCCAGATGCTTGAACACCTCAGGGAAAGCCTTCTTGTACGCCTCCAGTACTTGAGCTGTCTTCTCGCTGAACTCCCAGCCTCGGTCATTTCTCTTCGAGTAACCGAGAACTTTCAATCCGCGAGACTCGAACTTGAGAGAAAGTCCAATGTTGGTCTTTGAGCCATCATTAAGCTGAACGAGCAAAGTAGATGTGATGCGAGAAAGAGCGAGGGCGGAGATACCAAGCCGACGGCACAGAATTGGTGAAGGCCACCACTTGCCCGTTGGTCGGTGAGCGACAGCCTTCGTGAATTTGAAGGTTTCCTCTGTTTCCTCTTCAAAGTACTATGACATGTCGTAAGCGAAAGGTAAACCTGGAATGAAACTGGACTCACTGCCAGAATCACGCTTAACGTCTGAGCTTCCTCATTGATCGCCGAGACCTGCGCTGCGAGACCGTAGTGCATGTCGCCGAGGAAAAGAACTCTTTCTCCAACAGGGAAGTCAACCTTCAAGTCAGGTGGAGCTCGTTCCTGTTCAACAAGATCAGAAACACATACTACCCATGGACAGCGTAATCAGCTCACCAGGAAACGTTCATCTTCGAAAGTGACCTGTGAAACAGCCATCTGGTATGCTTGAACAATTTCCTTTTCCGGTGCTTCGTAGTCTTTGACAAGTGCACCGTTGTCAAGGTGTTTCAAGCCTTTTACCAATTATCAGCTGGATCTTACATTACTGATGATAGATGCGTACCCTTAAGCGGTCTGATATGCAACAGTACTTCCACACCCCCAATAATCACACCGTACCTCCTTGAATAATGCCTTTCCACATGGTCTGCCTGTCGCCTCCACTTGACCGCATCCTGGTGGGGCATATGTACAACTCGAAGAGATTTGCCAACTTGCTGCAAGGTGTACTTGAACATATCGTCTGAAACAGCAGCGACGATACCTTCCTGCAGATAAGGCCAAGAGTGGAAAGTCCTTTGGCCGAGGACGTTTCGAGCTATCTCAGAAGTCTTAGGGAGTTCATCCTTGCCGATGATGGTGATCACCATAGAAGGATTCTTGCTTTCAGATTGGAAGACATTGACACCATGGTAGTCAAGGATGCCATTGTGGGGAAGAGTGTTGAGAGACGGGAAGCCAGCAAGTGCGGAAACTCCAAGTTGAACACCTTCAACGAGACCAAAAATGAGTTGGATGTCGCCTCCAAGAACTGGGAGATTAAATGGGGAAGCACGGCAATGGCTCCGAGTGAGCTCAGGGAAAACACCGGGGAAAGATGAGGGGTAATTTTCATCGATTTCGGGATCGTAAACAAATTCAGTACTGAGCACGCCGCTCTTattcctctctctctcctcgGGAGTGAGGCGAACGTCACGAGCTGATCAATAATATTAGCTTTTGCATTATGTTTACAAAATCTCAAGACAACTTACCAGCCATGGCCTTCAACAATCTGTTTTGATCAATGAACGGGATCTTTACCACGGCCTCCCAATCTTGTTTCTTGCCGTTCATGTCCAATTCAAAGTTGCGGGGATAGAAGTCGATAATCGGGGAGGTCTCTTCGTACATGAGGTCCTGCGGAAACGAATCAGAGACACAAAGGTTTATgatgaaaaaaaaaaatacTGACCCTATACGCCAATGGAACATGCTCCATACTATCTACAGGCAACACACCCATAAGTTGTTGGAAAGGAGTGAACGGTTTGCCATAGTCAAACTCGAACTTCATATCAGCAACGCCCTTCAAATCTGCGTCCATTGATCAGCGACACGCAAATAACATTAAACAACCGCATATATTTACCAGTGATACGGGGAGAGTAGTGATATTTGTAAAACCAGCCCCAACTGGAAACACCCTTGTAGTAATAATTGAGGATCCATTGAAGTCCTTCGATATAGTGGTGTACAAGGTCCTGCATTTGAGCTGGGTCGTTGTAATTGATCTCAAGTTTATCCTAGGCGAGCTATTAGTTATAGCAGTCAAGATAAGGACAACAGCTATACACACGTGATAATACTGCCTCTTGATACCATCCATGGCTTCCTTCAGCTTCTCGTCCATCGACTTCTCAACATCTTCCGGATAAGTATCGACGACTGCAGCTTTGCTCCAGTTACGGAAGACTCTTTGAACTGCTAGCTTGCCTTCATCCTCCATGCCATCGCTTTCCCaatcttcatcttcctcgtTCCCGTCCGCACTTCCATCTTGACTCACACCTTCCATGTTGAACGTGCAGACAATCAAGGATTGACCGTAATCATCGACTTCGTCCCATGTCGTGTGCAGGTGTAACTCATCTGCAAGCTCTTGGACGAAAGCGTTGTCGCGCTTGTCCTGAGTGTTGATAAGCTCAAGTCGGTGAGTGGGGTTGGGCTGATTTTGCTGCTTCTCGATAAAGCTGCGCAGCTGGTTCAGTACTTTTTGTTGATATTTGGTTATGACTGTGGCAACGTCAGTATCAAATAGCCTCATCACTAGTACGACCTACCCTTGCGGCCCTTCTTTCTAGCCTTCTCAATCACCATTGTGTCTTTAGTGTGGTTACCAGAAAAGTGAACCTGATCCACAAGGTCATCTTCGAACCTCTTGACCTCAAATTCGGCCAATTTGTCAAGCAGAAGTTGGAGTCTTGGCAATGAGATCGTGCCATGCTCATTAAGATATCCGTCTACCAAATAATCAGCAACGCACCCAGAGGCAGTTAGAGAGGGATTCACCAATTGTAGGCAAAATGTCTTTATACATCCCCCATATTCTTTCCAAGGCACCTTCGTTGATATGTAAATCCGGCAAATGAGGCAAGAAATCATTCCCAACAAAGATTGCCATCAGGATGAAATCATCAATAATACGTTCCAGATCGTACTCGAAGGAGATCTGCGTCTGGAGAGATGAGAACTCAAGGTCGAGATACTCTCGCAtgagggaaagatggaGTAGGAAAAAATTGGTGTTCGCGAGTCTGCGTCTCATTAGCTGCTATCCTAATTTGAATCAAGGAACCTACTCAGTGTTCTGTCTAGACTTTCGTCCAAAAGTCACTTCCTCACGCAAAAGACAGAAATGGGGGTCATGACTCAATAGACCCAACATGATCAAATCGGCATCAAGTCCGTAAAGGCAATGCCTGGTGTTAGGATTGTAATCCGGCTGAGCCTTGTTCAGTCGGATGAATTCTTGGATCTTGTGTTCACCCTCTCCGGGGACCTGCAGCAAGTCAGCAACGCCTCCATTAGTAAGTGTAGGCTTACATCGTGACCACTAAGAATAACTCTGATGTTACGCCAATCGGCGTCTTCAGAAATTCTTTTTCGCACATAGTACTTGAGGTGTTGCGACAGCCTCGCCATGAAAGGTGTACCTACAGTTCCGTTGGACCTTTTCTACGGAGGTAGCAACTTAATTACATACCTGGCGTAATTGCATTAGAGTCAAATGCCTTTTCATCAGGCAGCTTCTCTCCATTCTTTTCCGCCTTTTCCCTTTGGTCTCTAGCGTCCTTACCGGCCCTGAACCTTCGGCTACGCTGCTGATTCATCTTTGCTCGAGGAGCTACACCATCAATAGCCATGAAAAATACTTTTTGAGGTTTTATCTTGGTGAACAGATGGTCGATATAGGCGAAAATGGCCAGAATCATCTGCTCTTCGGTGATTCGAAAATGCGGGTCGTTCTCAGACGACGGGGGGTGGGAGCAGTTGTGAATGATACCGTTCTATGATAGGTTAGGAAAGCGTTCTAACCGACCATAAAAATGCTAACCATATCCAGACTGCAGTATTGGGTCAGCGCCATAATACAAAGGTAAGATTTGTGTGGCAACTCACTAGAGATTATCGAATGTGGGGATAGAGTTGGGTGTGATCAACTGAGAGGTAAGAGGATACCTCTCTGAGATCCACCTGAAAAACTAGATCGTAAGGTCAGTATTAAATATGTTTCCTGCTTCCATCAAGATGCAGACTAACCTTTGGGATACCTGGAGGACAGTTAGCCACGGTGCCGAAAGAGACGAGACGGACATACCCATTGCGATTAGTCTACACTGTTATCTTAACTATTTTACAATCAAGAATGTAAACTGATTATTGTGTCACTATAAGGAGCGTAAACACTGTTGCCGTTGAGGATGAAAGTGTGGTAATaagaagatgagatgaGGTAGACCGGAAACGAAGGATCAACGGATTCAGCGACCATCGGATCGGTTCCCTGCCTGCCTCGATCCTCGCGTTGACTCACGCCCCAAGGGGCTACAGGTGGCGACCGTTACGTAAGACATATCCTGTCCATACGCCTGCTCACTCGAAGCATCCGCCCAACTCGCTCACTTCTTCTACATATTTATTGACAACTAATACTCCTATAAACACCACTTTGATATCTTTAAAGGATTAATATGGTATTAGCGGATCTTGGAACTCGGCTTCACGGCGCTTGGAACCAACTTTCAAAAGCCTCAGTAATCGACGACAAGGTGAGCTGCTCTTTCACATTTGTTTCGGCGTACTCTTCATGCTTACATTCTTTCACTATGTAGGTCATCGACAGTGTCCTCAAAGAACTATGTGCAGCCTTGTTGGAATCGGATGTCAACGTCAAACTCGTAGCCTCACTTCGAACCAAAGTAAAAGCAAAGGTGCGTTTTGCCTTACCCATTATCGCGCGTCCTTGTCTAATATCATTTTGTGCAGGTCAAGAAGAGCCTGGAAGAAAGTGAAAAGGcgggaggaagggaagcGAACAAGAAGAATGTTGTGCAGAAGGCTGTTTTCGACGAGCTCGTCGCTTTGGTGGACCCGGGAACGGAACCTTACAAGCCAGTGAAGGGGAAGACCAATGTCTTGATGGCTGTCGGTATTCAAGTGCGTTTTTGGAGTATGTTTTATAATGGAGGAGCGCTCATGAATTCTCTCCATGTAGGGTGCCGGTAAAACCACAACTTGTACGAAACTTGCCGTCCATTATCAACGAAGAGGATTCCGCACTTGTCTTGTTTGTGCCGATACTTTCCGTGCTGGTGCCTTTGACCAGCTAAAACAGTGGGTGGCATATTATCGTTAGCAGAAAGCCATTGAAACTGACATGACTCCTGAGAAATGCAACCAAAGCCAAGATCCCCTTCTATGGTAGTTATACCGAAACAGACCCTGTGGCAATTGCTTCTTTGGGTGTGGAGAAGTTCCGGAAAGAAAGGTTCGATGTGATTATCGTCGACACTTCTGGTCGTCACAAGCAAGAGTCCGAGCTGTTTGAGGAGATGGTGGCCATTGGTGCTGCCGTCAAACCAGTAAGTTTACCTTGAGGTATTTTAGGATTCGCCACTCACTTACTTCGTAGGATATGACATTAATGGTCCTTGATGCTTCCATAGGTCAAGCGGCCGAAGGTCAATCTCGTGCTTTTAAGGATTCCGCCGACTTTGGAGCTATCATCGTGACCAAGCTGGATGGACATGCCAAGGGCGGTGGTGCCATTTCTGCCGTGGCTGCCACCAAAACACCTATCATTTTCCTTGGTACCGGTGAACACCTCAACGACCTCGAACGATTCGCGCCTCAGCCTTTTATCTCCAAGCTTTTGGGCATGGGTGATATGCAAGGACTTGTAGAACATATGTGAGTATTGCTCCGATATTTTGGTTCCAACTGGCGCTAATGGCTCTTACAGGCAAGATATGGCTCGAGCAAACCCCGATAGACAAAAAGACCTCGCCAAGAAGCTCGAGCAAGGCAAGTTCACCATCCGTGACTGGCGAGAACAGTTGTCAAATATCATGAACATGTATGTGTTTCATCCCCCCCATCTCGTTAGTTATGCTTACTCGGGGTGTGCAGGGGCTCTATCTCCAAGATCGCCTCCATGATCCCTGGTCTGCCGGCCGGCATAATGGACGGTaatgaggaagaggctTCTGCCAAG from Cryptococcus gattii WM276 chromosome E, complete sequence includes these protein-coding regions:
- a CDS encoding 5'-3' exonuclease involved in mRNA decay, putative; Kem1p (Similar to TIGR gene model, INSD accession AAW43624.1) — its product is MGIPKFFRWISERYPLTSQLITPNSIPTFDNLYLDMNGIIHNCSHPPSSENDPHFRITEEQMILAIFAYIDHLFTKIKPQKVFFMAIDGVAPRAKMNQQRSRRFRAGKDARDQREKAEKNGEKLPDEKAFDSNAITPGTPFMARLSQHLKYYVRKRISEDADWRNIRVILSGHDVPGEGEHKIQEFIRLNKAQPDYNPNTRHCLYGLDADLIMLGLLSHDPHFCLLREEVTFGRKSRQNTELANTNFFLLHLSLMREYLDLEFSSLQTQISFEYDLERIIDDFILMAIFVGNDFLPHLPDLHINEGALERIWGMYKDILPTIDGYLNEHGTISLPRLQLLLDKLAEFEVKRFEDDLVDQVHFSGNHTKDTMVIEKARKKGRKVITKYQQKVLNQLRSFIEKQQNQPNPTHRLELINTQDKRDNAFVQELADELHLHTTWDEVDDYGQSLIVCTFNMEGVSQDGSADGNEEDEDWESDGMEDEGKLAVQRVFRNWSKAAVVDTYPEDVEKSMDEKLKEAMDGIKRQYYHDKLEINYNDPAQMQDLVHHYIEGLQWILNYYYKGVSSWGWFYKYHYSPRITDLKGVADMKFEFDYGKPFTPFQQLMGVLPVDSMEHVPLAYRDLMYEETSPIIDFYPRNFELDMNGKKQDWEAVVKIPFIDQNRLLKAMAARDVRLTPEERERNKSGVLSTEFVYDPEIDENYPSSFPGVFPELTRSHCRASPFNLPVLGGDIQLIFGLVEGVQLGVSALAGFPSLNTLPHNGILDYHGVNVFQSESKNPSMVITIIGKDELPKTSEIARNVLGQRTFHSWPYLQEGIVAAVSDDMFKYTLQQVGKSLRVVHMPHQDAVKWRRQADHVERHYSRRYGVIIGGVEVLLHIRPLKGLKHLDNGALVKDYEAPEKEIVQAYQMAVSQVTFEDERFLERAPPDLKVDFPVGERVLFLGDMHYGLAAQVSAINEEAQTLSVILAYFEEETEETFKFTKAVAHRPTGKWWPSPILCRRLGISALALSRITSTLLVQLNDGSKTNIGLSLKFESRGLKVLGYSKRNDRGWEFSEKTAQVLEAYKKAFPEVFKHLENRGGDLVKSKELCPAAEDPDAVIKGMKKWLKDEGLNDLESVSLFADQLEAKTFQSIKKKRLDNVPRQTLLKPSQAIYRLQGQVFEPGHRVVMVQDPAAGGVPTGMRGVVVGLGMRTIDVIWDNGFMGGSTLQGKCSPYRGSTVPFSSCLNLTRPQFTVSERAGPKPVPQNVFRPQLGPRPAVPMQHYQPSVPGRQQTAITTPHILHKPKTVHSVQSTTVAGNNGHLKYSGVAKGVRPQPIQQQPVSHRDQLSNLLGGLRLGTGPVVNDSGGSGHITQAQAQGNLPVVYSHASAHQSVSTHPHIQGKTPNMNNKPSLSAARGRGAANGAPFSHRGAHNGVPAFAHGGAPNGAPRGRGGRGGGHRGRGRGRGNGGSSAAIQE
- a CDS encoding Signal recognition particle 54 kDa protein, putative (Similar to TIGR gene model, INSD accession AAW43626.1), translating into MVLADLGTRLHGAWNQLSKASVIDDKVIDSVLKELCAALLESDVNVKLVASLRTKVKAKVKKSLEESEKAGGREANKKNVVQKAVFDELVALVDPGTEPYKPVKGKTNVLMAVGIQGAGKTTTCTKLAVHYQRRGFRTCLVCADTFRAGAFDQLKQNATKAKIPFYGSYTETDPVAIASLGVEKFRKERFDVIIVDTSGRHKQESELFEEMVAIGAAVKPDMTLMVLDASIGQAAEGQSRAFKDSADFGAIIVTKLDGHAKGGGAISAVAATKTPIIFLGTGEHLNDLERFAPQPFISKLLGMGDMQGLVEHMQDMARANPDRQKDLAKKLEQGKFTIRDWREQLSNIMNMGSISKIASMIPGLPAGIMDGNEEEASAKLKRLIFITDAMRADELDSDGSIFVSYDKEGNPVGLNKRAKRVAKGSGTSLRELEDLLVQARMMAGMAKQAGGQNGWMSAMQKMQAAAGGKPLGPNGQPSPAQIEAMRKAMPPELVRKLRAAGPQGAQKMMQDMMGGMGGMPGMGGAGGPGGMDLGNMMRMLGGGGGGGGGGGMPNMSQMQEMMKGMGMGGGGGMGGMPDMSQLMKMMGGSG